DNA from Desulfovibrio porci:
CAGCACAATGGACGCCAGCATGGTGAAAAACAGCGTCAGGGCGAAGCTGCCGGCGGAAAGGGTCAGGATGGCGTTGGCCAGCTTAAGGCCCACGCCGGTCAGGGTCACCACACCGATGACAAAGCCTGTGCAGGCGCAGGCCGCGGCTACGCCCAGGGCCAGACGGCCGCCGTTTTCCATGGCCAGAAGAATATCCTTGAGGGCCAGGCGGTTGCACGAGGCAAGCGAATGCCCGACTGTCATGCCGCTGGAGCTGGCTCCGGCCCAGGCCTTCCAGTTGTTGGCCACCAGAGAGATGACCACTGTGGCCAGGATGCAGTAATAGGCCGACTTGAGCGGCGTGTAGCCCTGAATGAGCAGATAAATGAGCACGAAAATAGGGATGAGCAGATAGCCGCCCTGGCGCAGCACGAACCAGGCGCGCGGCAGGCGTTCCTTGGGAATGCCCTTGAGGCCCAGACGCTTGGCTTCCATGTGGACCATGAAGCCCACAGCCAAATAGTACAGCAAGGCCGGAATCAGCGCGGCCTTGGCGATTTCCACATAACCCACGCCCAGAAACTGCGCCATGATGAAGGCCGCAGCGCCCATGATCGGGGGCATGATCTGGCCGCCCGTGGAGGAGGCGGCTTCCACCGCGCCGGCAAAGGCTCCCCGGTAGCCCACGCTCTTCATCAGCGGAATGGTGAAGGTGCCGGTGGACACGGTATTGGCCACGGAGGAACCGGAAATGGTGCCGAAAAAGCCGCTGGCCAGCACGGCCACCTTGGCCGGACCGCCCACAAAGCGACCGGCCGCGGCCAGGGCCAGGTCAATGAAGAACTTGCCCAGACCCGTGCTGTGCAGAAACGCGCCGAACAAAATGAACAGAAAGACAAAGGAAGCCGAAACGCCCAGCGGCATGCCGAACAGGCCTTCCGTGGTCAGATACATATGGCCCACGATGCGCTTGAGCGAGAAGCCCGGGTGTCCCATCATGCCCGGAATCAGATTGCCGAATTTTGCGTAGAGCAGAAAACAGATGGCCACCAGGGTAATGGGCAGCCCCACGATGCGCCGCGTCGCTTCCAACACCAGCAGAATGGCGGCGCAACCGAAGAAGAAATCCATTTCGGTGGGCGGCCCGGCATCCAGTACGATCACATCGTAATTCCAGACGATGTAGCCGCAGACGGCAGCTCCGGCGGCGGCCAGCAGCACGTCGTACCAGGCGAGCTTATGTTTGCTGCCCGTGGCCCGCGCCGGATAGAGCAGGTAAATCAGCACGAGCACAAAGCCCAAGTGCACGGCCCGCTGGATTTGCGGCGGGTACGCGCCGGTGGCCGCCGTGAAAAGATGAAAGCCCGAAAAGGCGATGCAGACCACGCGGATGAAAACTTCCAGCCAGCCTTTGAATGTTCGGTAGGCCGATTCCTTATCGTACTTGGCCACGATTTCTGAGACGTCGACTGTGCCCTGCACCTTTTCGACCGTCGCGGAATCCAGCTTTTCCACCTCTTCCAGGGCAAAACCGCCGGATCCCTCCTGTTCAATAACTTTCATCCGCTCTTTGTGGCTCATCCCTACCTGCCTCAAAACTAAACGTTGTCATATGCTGCGGCGCGCTTTGCCCCGTTCCGTTCAACGGGCCGCCGCATCCGTGCGGACACGCGACGCCAGCGTAAAGGTGACGGCGCTGCCCGGCGGCGCCAGCGTGGCCAGAGGAATCTCACGCGCGTTCCCTTGCGCCGGTTCCCCGTCAGCCGCGCCCTCCCGCGGCAAAAGCAGCGTATGCCGCGCAATGCGCCCCACGCGTACATCAAAAGAAGGCAGCGCCTTATGGTAGCCGCTGATCACAATGTGCCCGTCGCCGGTGGACATGGTCTGTCCCGGTCCGGGATTGTGCGGCAGGCCCGCCCCAAAATCCTGATAAACCGTTTTTTCCAGAAAAATCATGCCCCGGCTGACGCGAAACCAGTCTTCCACCGGGCTTTTGGCCACAGAATGGATATAACGGATGCCGAAGGCCAGCCCATCACGGGCCGGGCAGGAAAACAACACCACGCCGTCGGCATTTTTCAGCACCAGTCGGCCGTCCGTGTTCCCCCACTCGGCGGGTCCGCCCGGCGCTTCAGGAGAAGCAGCCCGCGCCGTTCCCGCCCAGAACAGCATGCAGAGGCACAGCAAACCCGCCGGCATGTACATAAAATTTTTCAGCATGCCCATTTCCGCCCGCAGGCCGGTCCGGGCGGGAGATCGCCCCCGCCCGGACCGTATTGCCTGAAACGAGACAGGGCGAGGGAAAGGCCCCTCGCCCACAGTATTACTTCAACGCGCCTTTTTCCTTGAGGTATTTGGCCGCACCGGGGTGGAAGGGAATGGTCACGCCGTCGACAGCGTGCTGGAGCGAAATTTCCGCGCCCTTGTTGTGCGCCTTGGCCACATCATCAAGGTTTTCAAACAGGGTCTTGGTCAGGGTGTAGGCCACGTCGTCGGGCATATTTTTGTTGGCCACCAGAATAGCCTGCACCGAAAGCGTGGGCACGTCCTTTTCCTGGCCCTTGTAGGTCTTGGCCGGGATGGCGTCCTTCACCAGATAGGGGAACCTGGCCACGATTTCATCGGCCTTGGCGCCGTCCAGGGGCACAAAAACCACTTCCTGCGCCGTGGTGATATCCTGAATGGCGGGATTCGGCGTACCGATGGTGAAGACAAAACCGTCCAGTTGGCGGTCCTTGAACTGGTCGGCTGTTTCGCCGTAAGGCAGGAAGATGGGTTCCAGATTCTTGTAATTCAGGCCGTAGAAGCCGAAGAGCTGACGGCAGTTCACTTCATTGCCGCTGCCGCGCGCGCCCACGGAAACCTTCTTGCCCTTGAAGTCCTCCAGCTTGGTCACCCCGCTGTCCTTACTGGCTACCACATGCAGATATTCGGGATACAGGCGGGCGATGGCGCGCACATCCCCCAGCTTGGTGCGGAAGGGGGCCTTGCCGTTGAAGGCCGCGTCGGCCACGTCATTCTGCACAATGGCAAAATCCACATCCCCGGCTTCCACCAAGCGCATGTTTTCGCCCGAAGCGCCCGTGGCCTGGGCGGTGATGGACAGCGCGCCGTTGCTTTTGGTGGTGAGCACCTGACCAATGGCGCCGCCTAGGGGGAAGTAAACTCCGGAGGTGCCGCCGGTGGCCAGAGTCAGACGTTTGGCGTCGGCAAAAGCCGTGGCGGCGGCCAGAATCAAGGCGCCGGCCAGAATAAGGCTGAAAATTTTTTTCATCTGGGGATACTCCTTGAACAGGGTTGGCCCGTCAGACGGACAGAGCGCACCTGATGCGTCCGCCGTGCGCCACGGGCATAAAACCGGTGGGAACTCTTTTTCTTGTAGCGCATGGAGACGTTAAAAGCAAATCCGGGGCGCTCCGCCGCGCCCGGACCGGCCGCTCCGCCGGACAAAATGCCGAACGTGAGGCACGGGAATAGGACAGTGCGACCCGGTGGCGGATTGCCGCTTGCCGTTTGCCATTGCTTTGCACTAAAATGAAAAAATACGTGGGGATTTCATAACCGCATCCGAGGAGGCAGTTCCATGCGACATCGTGTTTTCCTTCCGGGCCTGGCGCTGCTCCTGGCGGCTGGCCTGCTGTTCGGCGGCTGCACCAGCAAATACGGCGCGCAGAAGACCAGGGTCAATTATTACCCGCAGTGCTACCAGCCTGTGGCCCAACTGCGGCAGGATGAAAACAGCACCGGCACCAGCACAGCTGTGGGCGCTACGGGCGGCGCCCTGCTCGGCGCGCTGATCGGCGGCCTTGCCACCGGCAAGGTGGAAGGCGCGGTGGCCGGCGCGGCAGTGGGCGGCGTCTCCGGCGCGGTGGCCGGCAATATTTACGGCAAATCCCAGGCGCGGGACCGCGACGCCGCCTACCTGCAGGCTTATTCCCGCCAGTTGGGCTCCGAGGCGGCCAGCATGAACCGGGCCACAGCCGCGGCCAAGGTGGCGTCCAAATGCTATGACGAACAGTTTCAACTGGCGGCCAACCAGTTCAAGGCCGGACAGATCTCCCGCCTGGATTTCCAGAATCGTTACAATGAAATCCGTAGCGGCCTGGAGGAGACGTCCTTTATTCTGAACAGCACCGCCACGACCATGGCCGAAAAGGACAGCGAATACCAGCAGGCTCTGGCCGAGCAGTACACCGCCGCCCAACCGGCTTCGGCCAAGCGCGCCCCTGCGGGCGAAAGCGGCAGGCGCACCGCCGCCCGGAAGGCCCCGGCCTCAAGCCAGAGCACGGTTACGGCCCAGGCCGAACAGTGGAAAACCTCCCGCGAGGAGCTGGAAAATACCCGCCAGGATGTGGATTCGCGCCTGAACGCCTATCAGCAGACTGTGGACAACCTTTTGATCTGAATGATCTGAACCGCGCGCCCGCCCCCGCCTTGCTTTCCGCTTGCGGGGCGGGCCGCGTTTTGCCCCGCCCGGGGTGTGTGAAAGCGGAGCTTGCGCATGACAGACGGCGAAAACACCACTTCCGGTTCCTCCACCGGCGCGACCTCTCCGGCGGAAAGCGCCGGGACCCTGTCGCCGCCCGCGGCGGTTCCCTGGTATCGAAGACCCTGGTTCTGGGGCCTGCTGCTTTTCCTCTGCCTGCTCCTGCTGGCGGCCTGGCTGGTCTGGAAGGAGTGGCAGGCCGCGGAATCCCGCCGCGCGTCCCTTGAGCGGCAGACGGCCGAGGCCCGGCAAAACAACCAGGCCCGCGAAGCTTTTCTGCTACGGTTGCGCCTGCTGCTGGAAAAAGAACCCTGCGACATCCAGCGGGAACTGGACACAATGACGCCTCCTGACGGCGTGGTCTGGCCGCCGCTGCCCGTGGCTCCAGGCCAGTCCCCCGCCGACGCGGCGGAAGCGCCCGCCGTCCGGACGCCGCTCACCCCGCAAAGCGCGGCTGCCGCCCCGCCGACCAGTGTGGCCGAGCTTCTGGAACAGGGAACCGTGCTGATACTGGCCCAGAGAAAAGAAGGCCTTTCCATGGGTTCGGGCTTTTTTGTCGCGCCGGGCTATATCGTCACCAACGCCCATGTGGTGGGCGACGCCGGTCAGGCCATTGTCGTCAACAAGGCCACCAAGGGCCTGCTCACCGCCACGGTCCTGCGCACGACCCAATCCGGCGGGCGCGACTTCGCCGTTCTGCAGGTGCGGGGCGCGCCGCCGATCACGCCGCTCAAGCTGGCCGCCGACATCAAGCGCACCGAACGGGTCAGCGCCTGGGGTTTCCCCGGCGCTGTCACCGCTGACGATCCCAAATTCGCGGCCATGCTTCAGGGCAGCGCCACCGCCGCTCCGGAAGTGGTCTATACCGACGGCGCGGTGAGCGTCATCCTGCAACGCACGCCGCCGCTCATCGTGCATACGGCCACGGTTTCCCAAGGCAACAGCGGCGGGCCGCTGGTCAATGACAAGGGCGACGTGGTGGGCATCAACACCTTCATCAAACTGGATGACGAATCCTACCGCCAGTCCAGTCTGGCCATTGTCAGCGCCAGCCTGGCCGACTATCTGCGCTCCGTGGGGATTCCGTTCAGCCAGGCGGCCCCGGCCTCCCAGGCTCCGGCGGCTCAACCCGCCATGGGAGGCAAGCCATGAGCGTGCGGATTGCCGTCAGCCTGCGCGGCCAAATGCGGGCTCTGGCCAGCCAGGGAATTTTCGCCACAGACTGCTACGCCCAGATCCGGGCCATTCTGCTCCAGAAACTGGGGCCAGAGCATGCAGCCCTGCTGGCCGAGCCGCAACACGACGCGGAAGGCCGCAATGTGGACTGGTACGCCGAGGGCCAGGGCGAAGCGCGGCCCCTCAAGGAATTGCCCGAGGCCGAGGCACAGGCCTTGTGCGCCAAAGCGGGCGGCCTGGCCAAAGACATCCTGGCCCTTTCCCGGTCCCTGACCGCCGACGCCCAGGCCCGGCAGGCCCTTTCGGGCCTTTTGCTGCAACTGGCCTTGCAGCATCCCTCCGACGACGATCTCTGGTCCCTTGACGGCAGACCCGTGCTGATCAACTGGGGCTTCGCGCCCGGCGCCGTGGGCGCGCAACCGCAGGACCTTTCCCGCCTGGGGGCCGCGCCCCCGCCTCCCGCGCCCGTAGCGGCCCCTGTTCTTCCGCCGACCCCGGGCCGAACCGGCTGCCTGGCCTGGCTGTTGCCCCTTCTTCTGCTCCTGTTGCTGCTCTGGCTGCTGCTGGCGGCTCTGGGCATCCTGCCCTCGCCCCTGCCGTCTTCCTGCTTCAGGACGGACGACGCGGCTCTGGAAACCGAGAAAAACCGCGCCGCCCAACTGGATGACGAACTGGCCAGGCTTCGGCAACAGCTGCTGGATCGCGCGGCCCTCTGCAAGCCGGTGATCCCGCCGGTAGCGGCCAAAGAACCCGAGCAGCCGGTCAAGGAACCAAAGAAGGAACCGGAAGTGGTGGAGCCCTTCCTGGGGGAAACGCCGCCGGAGCCGGACAAACCCAAGGTTGAGAAACCCAGGCGGGAAAAGCCAAAAATCGAGCAGCCCAAGCCCGCGCCCAAAAAGAACGAGGATCTGAACATCCCTAGCGACGCGGCCAAGAAAAACGACCTTGCCTTTTTGGAAGGTTGCTGGACCAGCGAGACGGGTCTGTACTCGCATCCCTCCAACGAGCCGATCATCGCCGAATACTGCTTCGACAAGAACGGCAAGGGCCGCCGTTTCGTGCGCGAGCGCAACGGCCAGGTTTGCAGCGGTTCGGCCGGCGCGCGCTTCCAGGGCAACCGCCTGCTCTTTGATTCCGATCCGGCCCGCTGCCCGCGCGGCGGCACCTATGTGCCCCAGAAGGTGGAATGCACGGGCAGCGAACGCAGCACCCAGTGCAAAGGCAATGAGCTGGGCGGCTCCCGCCACAAGTGGGACGCCCGCTTCAGAAGGAAATAAGCATGGACGCCATTCCCCGTTATCTCTCGCCGGTCAGCATCATCCCCGGCGGTTGCCCGCAGTTTCTGGATTTTTCCCTCTCCGAGGAGGTCATCCACCGCCTGCGCCGCTATTTCCGTGAGGAAAAAAAACAGGAGGGCGACGCCGGAGGCCGCTATACCCACTATCTGCGCTGCCTGGTGGAAACGGAAAACGGCTTTGTGGACCAGCTGACCGGCCAACCCTGCGACTATGACTATGACATGAACGCCCGCCGCGCTCTGGATGTCTGGGAAGGACACTGGCTGCCCGTCCCCTTCTTGCGCACCCTGGACCAGCTCTGGCCCGACGGCGGCAGACGTTTTGAATGCGGCCCCTCCAACTGGGCGCGGGCCATGGTCATGCGTTCCGAACAGCAGCCGGGCCAGTTGCGCGTGGTCCTGGCCTTTGACACCAATGTGGAGCCCCGCCCCGCAGAGGGCGAGGAATATCACGCCCTTTCACCGCAGGATGTGGCGGCCCACGGCCATTTCATGCTGGCCCATCAGGTGCGCGACAACTCCTGGTTTCTCAACGCCGCCTGGGTGGACGAATGGCTTTCCGGCATCTACAGCGCCTGGCGGCAGACCAGACACCACGGGCGCGGCTCCTGGCAGGAGGAAACACCCTACGTGCTGGAACATCTGGCCAGCTACCTGACCTGGCTGGAAACGGTACGCCTGGCGCTTGACGATCTGGCCGCCCAAGTCATCAATCCGGACCGTGACACCCCTGTGGACGTGGACCTGATTCTGGACATCGGCAATTCCCGAACCACGGGCATTCTGGTTGAAACCTTGCCCCAGCGCGTCACCAACCTCAACGACAGCTATCTGCTGGAGCTGCGCGACCTCAGCCGACCCGACCGGGTCTATGCCGAGCCGTTTGAAACCCGTGTTGAATTTGTGGACGCGGCTTTCGGCAATGACGCCCTTTCCCGCCGCTCGGGCCGCCAGAGCCCGGCCTTCGCCTGGCCCTCGGCCGTGCGCATCGGGCCGGAGGCCGCGCGTCTGGCTACCCAGGCCGTCTGCGCCGAAGGCACCACGGGCATGTCCAGCCCCAAGCGCTATCTCTGGGACGAGCGCCCCTGGCAGCAGAGCTGGCGCTACAATACCGGCGGCAAAGCCGAACCCATGGTCAGCCGGGGGCTTTTCGCCCGCCAGCTCAATCCGCAGGGCACGCCCCTGGCCTGCTTTGACGATCCGCTGTTCAAAAAGAGTCCGGCCCTGCAAAGGCAGCAGGCCGAGCCCATTTTTGAATCCCTGTTCACCCGCTCGTCCCTGATGCTCTTCATGATGGGCGAAATTCTGACGCAGGCGCTGGTGACCATCAATTCTCCGGCCACCCGTGTCCGGCGGGAACTGCCCAACCTGCCCCGTCGGCTGCGGCGGCTGATCTTTACCGTGCCCACGGCCATGCCTGTGGCGGAAAAACGTATTTTCCGGCGTTGGGTGCTCTGGGCCGTGCGGGTAATCTGGGACGCGCTGGGCTGGGGCCAATGGTACCTGCCCCAGCAACAGAACAAGGGCCAGAGCGGAGATTACCGCCTGAGTCCACAGGTGCGTTGCGACTGGGACGAAGCCAGTTGCTCGCAGCTGGTCCTGCTCTACAATGAGCTGGCCGTCAAACAGCACGGCGACGCCCACCACCTCTTCCGCCTGATGGGCAAACCACGCGCCTCCTGCGGCGATCATCCCTGTGTGCGGGTGGCTTCCATCGACATCGGCGGCGGCACCACGGATCTGTCCATTACCACCTATGAGCTGGCCAGCGGCGAAGGGGACACGGCCCGCATCGTGCCGCACACCGAATTCCGCGACGGTTTCAATATCGCCGGAGATGAAGTATTACGTGAAGTTGTGGCCAACCACGTGATTCCGGCCATCGGCGACGCCCTGGCCGCACAGGGTTTGAGCGAACCGCGCGGCCTGCTGGGCCAGTTGTTCGGGCGCGACGCCATCGGCATGTCCCAGGAAGAACGCAATACCCGCGTGCGTCTGGTGCGCCAGATCGCCGTGCCCGTGGCTCTGGGCCTGCTGGCCGCCTGCGAGAATCCGGATATGCGGGATGCGGGCTACAGTTGTGTTCTGGGTGATTTTTTCGAACCTGATCCCCTTGCCCCGGCGCAAGAGCACGCGGTTCCGGCTCTGGACGACAACACTCCCGCCGGTTTCAGCCCGGCGGCGCGCGCCCCCCGGCCTCAGGCCGCCATTTTACGCGCGGTGGAAACCCTGGTGCGCCGCGCGGCGCCCTTCATCCAGAACTTTAATATTCTGGATGTGCCCATCCAGGTGCGCCCGCGCGCCGTGGACGCCACCATCCGGGCCACGCTGGGGCCCACCCTGTCCGCGCTCTGCGAAATGGTGCATTTGTACGACAGCGACGTGCTGCTGCTTACGGGCCGCCCCAGCGCCTGGCAGGGCGTCATCGCGCCGGTGCTGGCCAAGCTGCCCGTGCCGCCGGACCGGATCATTCCCATGCGCCAGTACCATGTGGGCAGTTGGTATCCCTTTGCCGATGCCCTGGGCAGGATTACCGACCCCAAGACTACCGTGGTGGTGGGGGCTATTCTCTGCGCCCTGGCCGACGGACATCTGGAGGGTTTCTCCTTTGATTCCGGCGCGCTGCGCCTCACCTCCACGGCGCGCTATATCGGCGAGATGGACATCAACAGCCAGCTCAAGCGGCCCAAGGTCTGGTTCAGCGTGGACGTGGAAAGCAAAGAGGGCACGGAACAGAGCCGCCAGGTGGCCTTCAGCGGCCCGCTGTCCATCGGCTACCGCCAGTTGGACGCCGAGCGCTGGCCCACCACACGCTACCATTTGCTGGCTTTCGCGGGCGAGGAGGCCCGCTCCCGCGCCTCGGGCCGCCTGCCCTATACTGTGGAAGTGCGCCTGCGCGTGGAAGACGTCTGGGACGACGCCCCGCGCACGGATGAGGAGAAGGAGCGCCGCAGCGAAGGCGAATTCAGCATTGACGCCATTACAGACAACCAGGGCCGCAGCGTGGACCGCCGCGACCTGGAAATACGTCTGCAAACCCTGAAACTGGACGAAGGCTACTGGCTGGATACCGGCATTGTGACCGACGCCGGCTAGGGGCTGTCTCTAAATCCTTGCCGTGAAATGCGCGTGGGCGGGCTTTGCCTGCCGGGAACGAACATTTCGAGTGTTGAATGCACCAAATGAGGATGGCTATGCAGCAGGATACCGATCTGGCCCGGCTTTGCCGCGATTTGGCGGAGCAATCCCGTCAGGCCGAGGACTGGCTTCAGGACAATTGTGAACTGGTGGGCGGCGAATGCGCGGCCCTGCAAAAGGATATGCGCCACGCGGCCCGCTTTTTTCACAAATGCGAGCAGGCCGCGCGCCGCAAGATGTGCGTGGGCGTATTCGGGCCCAGCCAGTCCGGCAAATCCTATCTCATCTCGGCTCTGGCCCGCGACGCCAAGGGCTCCCTGTCGGCGGATTTCGGCGGCACATGCTATGATTTCATCACCCAGATCAATCCTGAAGGCGGCAAGGAATCCACGGGCCTGGTGACCCGCTTCACCACCACCCCGCCCGAAGGCCTGTCCGAAGGCTTTCCCATCCGCCTGCGTCTGCTCTCTGAAACGGACGTGGCCCGTGTGCTGGCCAATACCTATTATGCCGACTGTGAGCATAAGGAAGCCCCTCAGCCCGAGGCAATGACGGCAGCTCTGGACGCCCTGGAGGCCCGCGCCTCCCGGACCGCCCCCACTGCCCCGGCCGACGGCGCGTTGAGCGGCGACGACGTGGAAGACTTGAGGGAATACATTAACAAAAATTTCAGTTCCCGGCCGCGAGTGCAGATGCTGCAAAAAGGCTACTGGCTGCGGGCCGCGGAACTGGCTCCGCGCCTGGGCCTGGAAGACAGGGCGCAATTGCTGGGCCTGATCTGGAACAGCGTGCCGCAATTTCAGGGCCTTTACCTGCAACTCTGCGGCGCGTTGCGCGACCTAGGCCACCCGGCCGAGGCCGGTTGCCCCATTGAGGCTCTGATCCCGCGCGAGACCAGCATCATTGACGTGGCCCTGCTGCGCGGCCTCAGTGAGCCGTCCACGGACATGCTGACCATTCTGGGAGCCGGGGGACGCAAGGCCGCGCTGCCGCGCGCCGTGGTCACGGCCCTGACCGCTGAAATCACCATCTATATGCGCGAAAAGCCGGACGACTTCTTTGATCACACCGATTTGCTGGACTTTCCCGGCTACCGTTCCCGCCTGAAACTCGAAAACCTCAATCAGGAGCTGGAGCGCCCCGGCACCCTGGAAAACCTTTTCCTGCGCGGCAAGGTAGCCTACCTGTTCGAGCGCTATTGCGAGGAAAAAGAGCTCACCAGCATGTTGCTCTGCATCGGGCCCGGCAATCAGGAAGTGCAGGATCTGCCGCGCGCCGTGTATGACTGGATATGCTCCACCCACGGTGAAAACCCGGCCCACCGCGCGGGCAAGGCCCCGGCGCTCTTTTTCGTGCTGACCAAGATGGATATGGAATTCGAAAAGAAAAAGGGCACGCCCTCCGTGGAAACGCGCTGGACCACGCGCCTGCAGTCCTCTTTGCTGGACTTTTTCGGCAAGCAGCACGACTGGCCGGAAAACTGGGACGGCAGCCATCCCTTCCGCAACGTCTTCCTGCTGCGCAATCCCAATTTCCGCAGTGAGGCCATTTTCAGTTTTGACGGCGACAGGGAAAGCGGCATCCGGCCGGAGCAGACGGCCTACGTGGAAGAAGTGCGCCAGGCCTTTTTGCAATCGCCTCTGGTGCAACGCCATGTCAGCGAGCCCGAAACCGTCTGGCAGGCGGCCATGACCCTCAATGACGGCGGCGTGGCCCTGCTGCGCGAAAAACTGCGCCCGCTCTGCAATCCCGAGCTGAAACGCCGCCAGATCACAGTCAGCCTGGACGAAAAACGCGAACAGGTGCTGACCAGGCTCACGCCTTTTTACAAAAGCGACGAC
Protein-coding regions in this window:
- a CDS encoding virulence factor SrfC family protein; translation: MQQDTDLARLCRDLAEQSRQAEDWLQDNCELVGGECAALQKDMRHAARFFHKCEQAARRKMCVGVFGPSQSGKSYLISALARDAKGSLSADFGGTCYDFITQINPEGGKESTGLVTRFTTTPPEGLSEGFPIRLRLLSETDVARVLANTYYADCEHKEAPQPEAMTAALDALEARASRTAPTAPADGALSGDDVEDLREYINKNFSSRPRVQMLQKGYWLRAAELAPRLGLEDRAQLLGLIWNSVPQFQGLYLQLCGALRDLGHPAEAGCPIEALIPRETSIIDVALLRGLSEPSTDMLTILGAGGRKAALPRAVVTALTAEITIYMREKPDDFFDHTDLLDFPGYRSRLKLENLNQELERPGTLENLFLRGKVAYLFERYCEEKELTSMLLCIGPGNQEVQDLPRAVYDWICSTHGENPAHRAGKAPALFFVLTKMDMEFEKKKGTPSVETRWTTRLQSSLLDFFGKQHDWPENWDGSHPFRNVFLLRNPNFRSEAIFSFDGDRESGIRPEQTAYVEEVRQAFLQSPLVQRHVSEPETVWQAAMTLNDGGVALLREKLRPLCNPELKRRQITVSLDEKREQVLTRLTPFYKSDDREEQRRRQEQLSRVLVARLARLAEKQLFGEFLRGLQVRDFDLYEICSRAGQSRDQADAPPAPAPVVGTRVSANDILGDIFGDSQSAPAVPETGEEDRARDTAAVFAGLALEHWIGRLRDLAGDAEARNYFGLPAKELDQFCHELITAAARCGLRENLEADLRRSSAYSNMARERLIWKQVSLAADAVNAFVDWLGFDPRFKDQAARTILFGGKSVSLFNPPPAVTGEPHIAEEESPYDRLWYTDWLRALAYSVTANVDFDGRQTVNPEQNNRLRDILRAFKE